DNA from Bacillota bacterium:
TGCTGAAGAACAGATGGTTGTCCTCAATCGCATCAACGACGTGCTTAGGCTTTACACCAACTACTTTCAGCCTGTCATGGTCCTTCAACACAAGGAAAGACAGGGCTCAAAGACAAAGAAAACCTACCTTTCTACCTGATGCAACGTCTCCTCTTTCAAGTACCTTTTTGCTTGATGCAACACAGGGGGTGCGAGGTGGCGCATGGGTCTCCCTGTTGTTATGAGTGCATTGAACAAGGCCCCCATTGGCTTGAACGCAGGGGTATCTCTTTTTTTTTACTAGGCCGGTCATGGGCTGACCATAGCACAGCCGGCACCAATCCCCCCTTGACTAGGGGGTTCACCTTGTGCTAACGTTGTCTTCAACAACAGGATAACCTAGGGCGATGAATGGGAGTAGTAGGGCGAACAATCAGCAGTCCAGAGAGCCGGGAAGGGTGCGAGCCGGTCTGACTGACCCGCCTGAATGGGCTCACGAGCCGCAAACCCGAACAGTGCCTAAGTAGGGGTTGCCGGATCCCCACCGTTACAGGGGGCCGGTATCGTGAGGGGCTTCCGCCCTTCACCGTACCAGGAAAAGAGAGCCGTCTTTGTGCGGAACCTGGGTGGCACCACGAAAGTAACCTTTCGTCCCGATGGGCGAGGGTTTTTTTGTTGCCCGCGGTGATGCCAGAGGCGGAACTTGGGTGGCACCACGGTCTGACTCCCGTCCCAGGACGGGAGTTACCTTTTTCCCCAGGAGGCGAGAATTCATGCACCTAGACCAGGGCCAAGTGAGACAGGCAGTGCCGGAGGGATCACGTATCGTGAGCGCTTACACCGACGTCATCTTGGACACGGAGACACCCATTTCTGCGTATCTCAAGCTCTCGGCAGGCAGGGAGGGGTACCTGCTTGAGAGTGTCGAGGGAGGAGAGCACGTAGCCCGCTATTCCTTCGTGGGGGTCGACCCGTTCCTCATGGTCAAGTTCAATGAGGGTCACACGAGTGTCACAGAATTGAACGGTTCCACACGGAACGAGCGTACACTGGAAGGAAGCCCCTGGCAGGTGCTCCGGGACTTATTGGAGGACCTGAGGATGCCCGGTGTGCCTAGTATTCCCAGGTTCTCCGGGGGGCTGGTAGGTTACCTCTCCTATGATCTGGTCCGTTACATAGAGAGACTGCCGGGTGGTCCCGTTGACGACCTAGGCCTTCCTGAGTCCTGGCTCATGGCCTGTAGGAAGATTGTAGTCTTCGATCACGTGACGCGCAGGGGAAAGATCGTGATCAACATCCCTTCCAAGGGTTCCGCTAACCCATTCCGGGAAGCGGTGACTGAGATGGAGGACACCGTGGCTATTCTGGGACAAAGACCCCCTGCCCTTGGCCCTGAGTCAAGAGCAGCGTGTATGAGGGCAAGCCTCAGGTTCAACACCTCGAGGGAGGCCTACGTGAGTACTGTCAACCTTGCCAAGGAGTACATCCGGTCCGGGGATATCTTCCAGGTGGTGCTTTCCCAGCGGGCGGAAGCCCGGTTGTCCGTTCATCCCCTATCCATCTACAGGAGCCTCAGGGCCGTGAACCCATCCCCGTACATGTTCTACATGAACTTCGGGGAGACGCAGATGGCGGGTGCATCCCCAGAGATGCTGGTAAGGGTTGAAGGGGATGCGGTGAAGACCATGCCCATAGCTGGGACCCGGAGGCGGGGTGATTGCATCGATGAGGATGCCCGGTTGGCTCAGGAGCTCCAAGACGACGAAAAAGAGAGGGCGGAGCACGTCATGCTGGTGGACCTGGGCAGGAATGACCTGGGAAGGGTGTGCCGGTACGGCTCGGTGAGGGTTCCCAGGTTCATGGAGGTGGAGCGATTCTCTCACGTGATGCACCTGGTGTCCGAGGTGACAGGCGTTCTCAGGCCCGGGATGGATGCCATCGATGCCTTGCTGGCCTGTTTCCCCGCGGGGACCCTGTCGGGAGCGCCTAAGGTCAGGGCCATGGAGATCATTGACGAACTGGAGACTTGCAGGAGGGGCCCTTACGGTGGCG
Protein-coding regions in this window:
- the trpE gene encoding anthranilate synthase component I, encoding MHLDQGQVRQAVPEGSRIVSAYTDVILDTETPISAYLKLSAGREGYLLESVEGGEHVARYSFVGVDPFLMVKFNEGHTSVTELNGSTRNERTLEGSPWQVLRDLLEDLRMPGVPSIPRFSGGLVGYLSYDLVRYIERLPGGPVDDLGLPESWLMACRKIVVFDHVTRRGKIVINIPSKGSANPFREAVTEMEDTVAILGQRPPALGPESRAACMRASLRFNTSREAYVSTVNLAKEYIRSGDIFQVVLSQRAEARLSVHPLSIYRSLRAVNPSPYMFYMNFGETQMAGASPEMLVRVEGDAVKTMPIAGTRRRGDCIDEDARLAQELQDDEKERAEHVMLVDLGRNDLGRVCRYGSVRVPRFMEVERFSHVMHLVSEVTGVLRPGMDAIDALLACFPAGTLSGAPKVRAMEIIDELETCRRGPYGGAVGYLGFSGNMDTCITIRTALMHRGRVHIQAGAGIVYDSDPEREYAECMQKAEALFSALEGAEEVESQCQGY